The following coding sequences lie in one Heyndrickxia oleronia genomic window:
- a CDS encoding amidohydrolase, whose translation MIQTKIKEAIKKYSNELTDIRRKLHSEPELSWQEEKTTEFICQYLEQLGIAHRRTEPTGVIATIEGKRSGKTVALRGDMDALSVEELNKELSYVSKEEGKMHACGHDAHTAMLLIAAKVLQEMKDELPGNVRLIFQPAEEVAEGARAMVKQGAVDKVDNIFGIHIWSQMPIGKISCTPGPSFASADLFKVTFKGKGGHGAIPHDCIDTAIVASSFVMNVQTVVSRTIDAQHPAVLTIGKMVVGTRFNVIAENAVIEGTVRCFDPQTRDHIEKQLQHYADHVASLYGATARVEYTRGTQAVINDKYSADLVQKVAATAFGEESLFSEKPTMGGEDFSFYLDEVPGSFALVGSGNPEKDTQWAHHHGKFNIDEDALAIGAELYAQYAWVYLNE comes from the coding sequence ATGATCCAAACAAAAATAAAAGAAGCGATAAAAAAATACAGTAACGAGCTTACAGATATTCGTCGAAAACTTCATAGTGAGCCTGAGTTATCTTGGCAAGAGGAGAAAACCACTGAATTTATTTGCCAGTATCTTGAACAACTAGGCATTGCTCATCGCAGAACAGAACCAACAGGTGTCATTGCTACAATTGAAGGCAAAAGGTCTGGAAAAACGGTTGCTTTACGGGGAGATATGGACGCCTTATCTGTGGAAGAATTAAATAAAGAACTATCATACGTATCAAAGGAAGAAGGAAAAATGCATGCTTGTGGTCATGATGCTCATACAGCCATGCTCCTTATCGCAGCCAAAGTACTTCAAGAGATGAAGGATGAATTGCCTGGAAATGTTAGATTGATCTTTCAACCGGCTGAAGAGGTGGCAGAAGGTGCTAGGGCTATGGTAAAGCAAGGGGCAGTAGATAAGGTGGATAATATTTTTGGGATTCATATATGGTCACAAATGCCGATTGGAAAAATTTCTTGTACACCAGGACCTTCTTTTGCATCCGCAGATCTTTTTAAAGTAACGTTTAAAGGAAAGGGCGGACATGGTGCAATACCGCATGATTGTATTGATACAGCAATTGTCGCGTCTTCCTTTGTAATGAATGTACAAACGGTGGTGTCTAGAACCATTGATGCGCAACATCCTGCTGTTCTTACAATCGGAAAAATGGTCGTTGGTACTCGATTCAATGTTATTGCAGAAAATGCAGTAATCGAAGGTACAGTTCGTTGTTTCGACCCTCAAACAAGGGATCATATTGAAAAACAGCTCCAGCATTATGCAGATCATGTAGCTAGTCTTTATGGGGCAACTGCAAGGGTGGAATACACTCGAGGAACACAAGCCGTGATTAATGATAAATACAGTGCCGATTTAGTGCAAAAGGTTGCTGCTACGGCATTTGGCGAGGAATCTCTATTTAGCGAAAAACCAACAATGGGTGGGGAGGATTTTAGCTTTTATCTAGATGAGGTTCCAGGTAGCTTTGCCTTAGTTGGCAGTGGGAATCCCGAAAAAGATACCCAATGGGCTCATCATCATGGGAAATTCAATATTGATGAAGATGCATTAGCCATTGGGGCAGAGCTATATGCTCAATATGCCTGGGTTTATTTAAACGAGTAA
- a CDS encoding phospho-sugar mutase, translating to MGWERSVEKWLSDERLDGKLKEQLAQLMGNDRELEDRFYKNLEFGTGGMRGELGVGTNRMNIYTVRKAAEGLACYIEDQGELAKQRGVVIAYDCRHGSPEFALEIARTVGNHGIKAYLFNELHPTPILSFAVRYLYAFAGVMITASHNPPEYNGFKVYGPDGGQMPPQMADVLVQYVNQIENELKIDVADVAELIEKDLLTYIGKQVDNAYINALTSIMQDKQLIQSVADTLKIVYTPLHGTGNIPVRKGLEAFGFQNITVVKEQELPDANFPTVTSPNPEEHEAFELAIKYGKEMDADLLLGTDPDTDRLGIAVKNHDGEYEVLTGNQTGALMLHYLLTKKKENGTLSENGVFIKTIVTSNIGREIAKSFGIQTIDTLTGFKFIGEKMKEFEETKEHTFLFGYEESYGYLIGDFVRDKDAVQSAVFAAEVAAYYKAQGKSLYDGLLEIFDRYGYYKESLYSLTLKGKKGTEKISAILNAFRKNPPAQIAGLNVIKVEDYLFSESRNLQTMEVKEITLPQSNVLKFTLEDGSWFCIRPSGTEPKAKFYFGVKGSSLNESQCLNQQISEAVLQLVEKM from the coding sequence ATGGGCTGGGAACGATCAGTTGAGAAGTGGTTAAGTGATGAAAGGCTAGATGGGAAATTGAAGGAGCAGTTAGCACAATTGATGGGAAATGACAGGGAGCTCGAGGATCGTTTTTACAAAAATCTTGAATTTGGTACGGGTGGAATGCGCGGGGAGCTTGGAGTAGGAACGAATCGTATGAATATTTATACCGTTCGAAAAGCAGCTGAGGGGTTAGCTTGTTATATCGAAGATCAGGGTGAATTGGCTAAACAACGTGGTGTGGTGATTGCCTATGATTGTCGTCACGGATCACCTGAATTTGCTTTAGAGATAGCGAGAACCGTGGGGAATCATGGCATAAAAGCTTATTTGTTTAATGAGCTACATCCAACGCCGATACTTTCATTCGCAGTGAGATATTTGTATGCGTTTGCTGGTGTGATGATAACTGCAAGTCATAATCCGCCAGAATATAATGGCTTTAAGGTGTATGGTCCTGATGGTGGACAAATGCCTCCTCAAATGGCGGATGTGTTAGTTCAATATGTCAATCAAATAGAGAATGAATTGAAGATTGACGTGGCAGATGTGGCCGAACTTATAGAGAAAGATCTATTAACATACATAGGGAAACAAGTGGACAATGCCTATATAAATGCATTAACAAGTATTATGCAGGATAAGCAACTTATACAATCTGTAGCAGATACTTTGAAAATTGTTTATACCCCATTACATGGAACAGGAAATATTCCTGTTCGTAAGGGACTTGAGGCTTTCGGCTTTCAAAATATTACTGTTGTTAAAGAACAGGAGTTACCAGATGCTAATTTTCCAACTGTAACCTCTCCAAATCCTGAAGAGCATGAAGCTTTTGAATTAGCTATTAAATATGGAAAAGAAATGGATGCCGATCTTTTACTCGGAACCGATCCTGATACTGATCGTTTAGGAATTGCCGTAAAAAATCATGATGGGGAATATGAAGTGTTGACTGGGAATCAAACAGGTGCACTCATGCTTCATTATCTGTTAACGAAAAAGAAGGAGAATGGCACATTATCTGAAAATGGAGTATTCATTAAAACCATTGTAACTTCAAATATTGGACGCGAAATTGCAAAATCCTTTGGCATCCAGACAATAGATACATTGACAGGCTTTAAATTTATTGGAGAAAAAATGAAGGAATTTGAAGAAACGAAGGAGCATACTTTCCTCTTTGGATATGAAGAAAGCTATGGTTATTTAATAGGGGATTTTGTTCGGGATAAGGATGCAGTACAATCCGCCGTATTTGCTGCGGAGGTCGCGGCCTACTATAAAGCACAAGGCAAATCACTTTATGATGGATTATTAGAGATTTTTGATAGATATGGTTATTATAAAGAATCTTTATATTCACTAACCTTAAAAGGGAAAAAAGGAACGGAAAAAATCTCAGCAATATTAAATGCATTTCGTAAAAATCCACCTGCACAGATTGCTGGCTTAAATGTGATTAAAGTAGAGGATTATCTTTTTAGTGAAAGCAGGAATCTCCAAACAATGGAGGTAAAAGAAATTACTTTACCACAATCAAATGTGCTGAAATTTACATTGGAGGATGGCTCATGGTTCTGTATACGTCCTTCGGGGACAGAACCAAAAGCTAAATTTTATTTTGGAGTAAAGGGATCATCTTTAAATGAGAGTCAATGTTTAAATCAACAAATTTCAGAAGCGGTATTACAATTAGTAGAGAAAATGTAA
- a CDS encoding TerC family protein, giving the protein MEFLTALLSIIVIDLVLAGDNAILIGLAARNLPKPQQKKVIIWGSVGAIVIRIIATLAVVWLLNIPGLHLVGGLLLVIIAYKLLVDDNDHGDVQAAGSFWAAIRTVIIADALMGLDNVLAVAGASHGNMLLVIIGLLVSVPVVMWGSTIIIKWIEKYPIIVTIGSAILAWTASKMIVAEPFLADYFSNGWIKYGFELLVIATVILAGKLKQKRATQRKEKEMYDEKGLRKVESH; this is encoded by the coding sequence ATGGAATTTTTAACAGCACTTCTATCAATTATTGTTATTGATCTAGTTCTAGCTGGAGATAATGCAATCCTCATTGGTCTTGCGGCAAGAAATTTACCAAAGCCACAGCAAAAAAAGGTAATTATCTGGGGTTCCGTTGGGGCTATCGTCATTCGAATCATTGCAACACTCGCAGTTGTTTGGTTATTAAATATTCCAGGCTTGCATTTAGTAGGTGGTCTTTTATTAGTGATTATTGCTTATAAATTACTAGTTGATGATAATGATCATGGTGATGTGCAGGCAGCAGGGAGTTTCTGGGCAGCTATCCGAACGGTTATTATTGCCGATGCTTTAATGGGATTAGATAATGTTTTAGCAGTAGCGGGTGCTTCCCACGGGAATATGTTACTTGTAATTATTGGACTATTAGTATCCGTTCCAGTCGTTATGTGGGGGAGTACAATTATTATTAAATGGATTGAAAAGTACCCGATTATTGTTACCATTGGTTCAGCAATACTTGCTTGGACTGCATCGAAAATGATTGTAGCTGAGCCATTTCTAGCAGACTACTTTTCTAATGGATGGATTAAATACGGATTTGAGCTTCTAGTTATAGCCACTGTTATTTTGGCAGGAAAACTTAAACAAAAACGGGCAACACAGCGAAAAGAAAAAGAAATGTATGATGAAAAAGGATTAAGAAAAGTTGAATCACATTAA
- a CDS encoding serine hydrolase domain-containing protein, with the protein MNWTVFENKLKKRMETDHIPGCAVAVSKKGKMIYQKGFGVKNLESGDSVTPKTIFGIASVTKSFTALAIMKLEEEGLLSIHDPVIDYLPELQISCIQPIDSIKIHHLLTHSTGLAPINRREELNDFHQHLNYLAETNHDSLGTPGEFISYCNDTFLLLGAIIERLTGRLFRRYMTEEILAPLHLHRSTFSIEELQKLEDVSTPYVFNEEKRDYENHPWPALGNYEVGGGIRSNVVDLLKYGELFLNQVPPIITKKQLDKMWKPYMPLSTNSYYGYALEVTPNYHGMTLVEHGGGQPGVSSHFGFIPEQDLVVAVLTNVSDASVKDIWIEAVNTALDLPIEERRTTYPSIELSQEQQRRFLGTYQSKEGTTLQINLDAQGLKANIENKEFLLYASDEKTLVIADIHRPIRFHMNSEGIPWAAFFGLRMLLKQSVS; encoded by the coding sequence ATGAACTGGACAGTATTTGAAAATAAACTAAAAAAACGGATGGAAACCGACCATATCCCAGGATGTGCAGTTGCAGTTAGTAAAAAGGGAAAAATGATTTATCAAAAAGGATTCGGTGTTAAAAATCTAGAATCAGGTGATTCGGTAACTCCGAAAACCATTTTCGGCATCGCCTCCGTAACTAAGTCTTTTACAGCTTTAGCAATTATGAAGTTAGAAGAGGAAGGATTGCTATCGATTCATGATCCTGTCATTGATTACTTACCAGAATTACAAATATCATGTATTCAGCCAATCGATTCAATTAAAATCCATCATTTATTAACCCATTCAACTGGACTTGCACCTATCAATCGAAGAGAGGAACTTAACGATTTCCATCAACACTTAAACTACTTGGCAGAAACCAATCATGACAGCCTTGGTACGCCTGGTGAATTTATTTCCTATTGTAATGATACCTTCCTATTATTAGGCGCTATTATCGAGCGCCTTACAGGACGGTTATTTAGAAGGTATATGACAGAGGAAATTTTAGCCCCTCTCCATCTTCATCGTTCTACTTTTAGTATCGAAGAGCTACAAAAACTAGAGGATGTTTCAACGCCATATGTTTTTAATGAAGAAAAGAGAGATTACGAGAATCATCCTTGGCCAGCTCTAGGAAACTATGAAGTAGGAGGGGGCATTCGTTCCAATGTCGTTGATTTACTTAAATATGGCGAATTATTTCTCAACCAAGTTCCTCCAATCATTACGAAAAAACAATTAGATAAAATGTGGAAACCATATATGCCATTAAGTACAAATTCTTATTATGGATATGCATTAGAGGTCACTCCAAATTATCACGGGATGACCCTTGTCGAGCATGGTGGAGGACAGCCAGGAGTCTCTTCGCATTTTGGTTTTATCCCTGAGCAAGATTTAGTCGTGGCAGTATTAACAAATGTCTCCGATGCATCTGTTAAGGATATTTGGATAGAAGCAGTCAATACAGCATTAGATTTACCTATAGAAGAAAGAAGAACTACATACCCTTCCATAGAGTTATCACAAGAGCAACAAAGAAGATTTCTAGGTACTTATCAATCAAAGGAAGGAACCACCCTCCAAATAAATCTGGATGCACAAGGTTTAAAAGCAAACATCGAAAACAAAGAATTCCTATTATATGCAAGTGATGAAAAAACACTTGTCATTGCTGACATACATAGGCCGATTCGTTTTCATATGAATTCTGAGGGAATTCCATGGGCAGCTTTTTTCGGTTTAAGAATGTTATTAAAACAATCAGTCAGTTAA
- the nagZ gene encoding beta-N-acetylhexosaminidase — translation MKKNEKASTPTQKSEDPIEEKVDHLLKQMTLEEKVGQLIIVGFQTKQPDSLITSMIRDYHVGGVILYDRNMDSPNQVTHLTSDLQRLSLENTHQIPLIVSIDQEGGQIVRMRDHVSPIPSQQDLARNKNLETVYNTAIQTGSELKAMGINVNYAPVLDLSNLDSRSFGEDPQKAKEFGEKVIAGFTKSGITATLKHFPGNGRSNIDPHKDTSAVQANQLDLENNDIYPFKKIIEEVNHQNFFVMVTHIKYPAYDKENPASLSPIIIQQLLRNKLGYKGIVVTDDLEMGAVSKYYSYKELGYSAIKAGADLLLVCHTFDSQKEVINGLIEAVKANKLSEDRINESVKRILTYKFSSTMMDAQ, via the coding sequence GTGAAAAAAAATGAAAAAGCTTCAACGCCAACCCAAAAGTCAGAAGACCCTATCGAAGAAAAGGTAGACCATCTATTAAAGCAAATGACACTTGAGGAAAAAGTCGGACAATTAATTATTGTAGGATTTCAAACGAAACAACCAGATTCCCTTATTACATCAATGATTCGGGACTATCATGTAGGCGGGGTTATTCTCTATGATCGGAATATGGATTCCCCTAATCAGGTTACTCATTTAACGAGTGATTTACAACGATTGTCACTGGAAAACACCCACCAGATTCCATTAATTGTGAGCATTGATCAGGAAGGTGGACAAATTGTAAGAATGAGAGATCATGTTTCACCAATTCCATCCCAACAAGATTTAGCTAGAAATAAAAACTTAGAGACAGTATATAATACTGCAATTCAAACAGGATCAGAGCTAAAAGCAATGGGAATCAATGTGAATTATGCACCGGTTTTAGACTTGTCGAACCTAGATAGCCGCTCATTTGGGGAAGATCCTCAAAAAGCAAAGGAATTTGGGGAGAAAGTAATTGCTGGCTTTACGAAATCAGGAATCACTGCTACTTTAAAGCACTTTCCTGGAAATGGTCGAAGCAATATCGACCCTCATAAGGATACATCTGCCGTTCAAGCGAATCAGCTTGATCTTGAAAATAATGATATTTATCCATTTAAAAAGATTATTGAAGAAGTGAATCATCAGAATTTTTTTGTCATGGTTACTCATATTAAATATCCTGCTTACGATAAAGAAAATCCAGCTAGTCTTTCACCAATTATCATCCAGCAACTACTAAGAAACAAATTAGGCTATAAAGGAATTGTTGTAACTGATGACCTAGAAATGGGTGCGGTAAGTAAATATTATTCTTATAAAGAATTAGGATATTCTGCTATAAAGGCAGGTGCTGACCTTTTGCTTGTATGCCATACATTTGATAGCCAAAAAGAAGTCATCAACGGATTGATCGAAGCCGTTAAAGCAAACAAACTTTCCGAAGATCGAATCAATGAATCCGTGAAAAGAATTTTAACCTATAAATTTTCTTCTACAATGATGGATGCACAATAG
- a CDS encoding beta-ketoacyl-ACP synthase III encodes MRKIKIIGMGKYLPGKAVLSSEIDKRLGLSDGWTEKKSGVYKRYYANGETASEMGAKAAQKALEDAGLTLEGIDCIVSASGTMEQPIPCTASLIHEKLKPKRPIPAFDINSTCLSFVTALDTMSYLVDSGKYRHVLLVSSDIASIGINPMQKESYVLFGDAAVACVIRRSSDGEESKIRASLMYTHSEGARFTEIRGGGTHLHPNDHSVKEDFLFDMDGKAIFRLSSKVINGFMDELLDQASLSTEEIDWLVPHQASGMAMRILAGKIGFESRKMVNVIKNYGNTIAASIPLALHDAIQNNQIRRGQKVLLLGTSAGLSLGGLIIEY; translated from the coding sequence ATGAGAAAGATCAAAATCATTGGCATGGGAAAATATTTGCCTGGAAAAGCGGTTCTGTCATCTGAAATTGATAAAAGATTGGGACTTTCTGATGGTTGGACCGAGAAAAAGTCAGGCGTATATAAAAGATATTATGCAAATGGGGAAACAGCCTCTGAAATGGGAGCAAAGGCTGCACAAAAGGCACTTGAAGATGCAGGGCTAACATTGGAGGGAATTGATTGCATTGTGTCGGCTAGTGGAACGATGGAGCAGCCAATCCCTTGTACAGCATCATTGATACACGAAAAGTTGAAGCCAAAGCGACCAATTCCAGCATTTGACATCAATTCTACTTGCTTAAGCTTTGTCACTGCATTGGATACAATGAGTTATTTGGTGGACTCAGGAAAATATCGTCATGTATTACTAGTATCCAGTGATATTGCTTCGATTGGCATCAATCCTATGCAAAAGGAGAGCTACGTTCTGTTTGGCGATGCGGCAGTTGCTTGTGTTATTCGACGATCAAGTGATGGAGAGGAATCAAAAATTCGAGCTTCCCTTATGTATACGCATAGTGAAGGTGCAAGATTCACGGAGATTAGGGGTGGTGGTACTCATCTTCATCCGAATGATCATTCTGTTAAAGAGGATTTTCTATTTGATATGGATGGGAAAGCTATTTTTCGCTTGAGCTCGAAGGTGATTAATGGTTTCATGGATGAATTACTTGATCAAGCATCCCTTTCAACCGAAGAGATTGATTGGTTAGTACCACATCAAGCAAGTGGTATGGCGATGAGAATATTGGCTGGAAAAATAGGCTTTGAATCTAGGAAAATGGTAAATGTAATTAAGAATTATGGAAATACGATTGCGGCTTCTATTCCCTTAGCATTGCATGATGCTATCCAAAATAATCAGATTCGTAGGGGACAAAAAGTATTATTATTAGGAACATCTGCAGGATTGTCACTCGGGGGATTGATCATTGAGTATTAA
- a CDS encoding ATP-grasp domain-containing protein: MSIKKVLITGGRAYSTIELARLFERDGIEVHIAESLKHCMIKKSKAVSGYHLVASPKTHLALYIEQLITIIEKEGIELLIPTCEEIFFIAKEKERFPLSCKVLTDSFDTLLALHNKYTFIQKAREFGLNIPQTFLIESQEQWNDQLNKLGNESYIAKPVYSRFSSKLLFFPDNKGTSVSVGTDYPWVIQKLIEGKQYCTYSFVQQGNILAHCTYPSIYKVGMGATTVFQYEQVKSIETWVSAFVKKLNFSGQIAFDFIQTKDGEVYPIECNPRLTSGIHLFRGTDIVECFLGRRQELVFPVKNRTMIIYPTWVLSVISFMKIAGVREYFRMLVTSKDVLFDIRDIGPFFYQFRFLLELNKIRRKRGISLVDATTFDISWDGDNG, from the coding sequence TTGAGTATTAAAAAAGTGCTTATTACCGGTGGGCGTGCTTATAGTACGATTGAATTAGCAAGGTTATTTGAACGCGATGGAATAGAGGTCCATATAGCTGAAAGCCTAAAGCATTGCATGATTAAAAAAAGTAAAGCTGTTTCGGGATATCACTTAGTAGCTAGCCCAAAAACTCATTTGGCTCTTTATATCGAACAGTTAATCACGATTATCGAAAAAGAAGGGATTGAGCTGCTTATTCCTACTTGTGAAGAGATCTTTTTTATTGCCAAGGAAAAGGAGCGCTTTCCATTATCATGTAAGGTGTTGACCGACTCGTTTGATACTTTATTAGCGTTACATAATAAATATACGTTTATACAGAAGGCAAGGGAATTCGGTTTAAACATTCCACAAACCTTTTTAATAGAGTCGCAGGAACAATGGAATGATCAATTGAATAAGCTTGGAAATGAAAGCTATATTGCAAAGCCGGTTTATTCTAGATTCTCTTCAAAGCTATTGTTTTTTCCTGATAATAAGGGTACCTCTGTTTCTGTAGGCACGGACTATCCTTGGGTTATTCAGAAGCTGATTGAAGGGAAGCAGTATTGTACCTATTCATTTGTTCAACAAGGAAATATCTTGGCACATTGCACATATCCATCCATTTATAAGGTGGGGATGGGAGCAACTACTGTATTCCAATATGAACAGGTCAAGTCAATTGAAACATGGGTGTCTGCTTTTGTAAAAAAACTAAATTTTTCAGGTCAAATTGCTTTTGATTTTATTCAAACGAAGGATGGAGAAGTGTATCCAATCGAGTGTAATCCTCGTTTAACAAGCGGTATCCATTTGTTTCGTGGCACTGATATTGTTGAATGTTTTTTAGGAAGGAGACAGGAATTAGTTTTTCCAGTAAAAAATAGGACGATGATCATTTACCCAACCTGGGTACTATCGGTGATAAGCTTTATGAAAATAGCAGGGGTACGAGAGTATTTTCGAATGTTAGTCACTTCAAAAGATGTATTGTTTGATATAAGGGATATTGGCCCCTTTTTTTATCAATTTCGCTTCCTGCTAGAATTAAACAAGATTCGTAGAAAAAGAGGAATCAGTCTAGTTGATGCAACAACATTTGATATATCGTGGGATGGTGATAATGGATGA
- a CDS encoding NAD-dependent epimerase/dehydratase family protein, protein MNILVTGGTGFLGERLAIRLGKLGHHVTAMGRNQVKGKELAGKGIRFIYNDLSIKESTIEHCQGMDYIFHCAALSSPWGKYEDFYASNVIGTKNIIEGAMSARVKRMIHVSTPSIYFKNKERLDVKEEDALPKKFINHYAETKFLAEKEVDEAFKEGLPVITIRPRAIFGPGDTSIIPRLIKVNREGFVPVFNENVTIDLTYVENVVDALLLCMDSPEKTLGQKYNISNGEKVNLHQVLHVLFDEIGERLRVKKINVTTANIAAKLLKWHSHLFKNGQEPKITNYSITVLSKSQTINIEKAKRELGYVPKVSIQEGIEYFSQWWKEEEHD, encoded by the coding sequence ATGAATATATTAGTGACAGGTGGAACAGGATTTCTCGGTGAAAGGCTTGCCATACGTTTGGGAAAGCTGGGGCATCATGTAACAGCGATGGGGAGAAATCAAGTGAAAGGAAAGGAATTAGCGGGAAAAGGGATTCGCTTCATTTATAATGATTTATCGATTAAGGAATCTACTATCGAGCATTGTCAAGGAATGGATTATATTTTTCACTGTGCAGCCCTTTCCTCACCATGGGGAAAATATGAGGATTTTTATGCATCGAATGTGATTGGAACGAAGAATATTATCGAAGGTGCAATGAGTGCTCGTGTGAAAAGGATGATTCATGTTTCCACCCCAAGCATTTATTTTAAAAATAAAGAGCGTTTAGACGTAAAGGAAGAGGATGCACTTCCTAAAAAATTTATTAATCATTATGCAGAAACAAAATTTTTAGCAGAGAAAGAGGTGGATGAGGCATTTAAAGAAGGTTTGCCTGTCATAACGATTCGACCTAGAGCTATATTTGGCCCTGGTGATACGTCTATTATTCCACGATTGATCAAAGTGAACAGAGAAGGATTTGTCCCTGTCTTTAATGAAAATGTTACGATTGATTTAACCTATGTGGAAAATGTCGTGGATGCATTGTTGCTATGCATGGATTCACCAGAAAAGACATTGGGGCAGAAATACAATATATCAAATGGCGAGAAGGTGAACTTACATCAAGTTCTTCATGTGCTATTTGATGAAATTGGTGAACGCTTGCGAGTGAAGAAGATCAATGTAACAACTGCAAATATTGCAGCAAAGCTTTTAAAATGGCACTCGCATTTATTTAAAAATGGACAAGAACCAAAAATTACAAATTATTCCATAACTGTTTTATCTAAAAGTCAAACAATTAATATAGAAAAAGCAAAAAGAGAGCTTGGCTATGTACCAAAGGTAAGTATTCAAGAAGGAATAGAATATTTTAGTCAGTGGTGGAAGGAAGAAGAACATGATTGA
- a CDS encoding MBL fold metallo-hydrolase yields MIEQFDVLIGGACKQVEKWTNREKPFKIIQFPAHFFYIKHSKKGHILIDTGYSDYFFKETKTFPYSLYRKITPLSFSKHESAKHQLERLGVKASDVRYIFITHFHGDHIAGLKDFPNAIFICSKKAYESVKNLVGLKAVRNGFIPGFLPKDFLDRVKFLEEGPTYQEKVKNSWRLAKPGEFVFDVFGDGSLLSVDLSGHANGQMGVYLSYRNRNIWLIADAAWDSDGYRKNSMPTRLGRLVLNNYKEFKRSLLHIHDFAEKNQDVWIVPSHCREVEDQWKKMFS; encoded by the coding sequence ATGATTGAGCAATTTGATGTGTTAATAGGGGGTGCTTGCAAGCAGGTTGAGAAATGGACAAATCGGGAGAAGCCCTTCAAAATCATTCAGTTTCCTGCCCACTTTTTTTATATAAAGCATTCCAAAAAAGGTCATATTCTTATTGATACGGGATATAGTGATTATTTTTTTAAGGAGACAAAGACGTTTCCATATTCACTTTATCGAAAGATAACCCCGTTATCATTTTCTAAACATGAGAGTGCAAAACATCAATTAGAACGCCTTGGGGTGAAGGCATCTGATGTTCGGTATATTTTCATTACGCATTTTCACGGAGATCATATTGCTGGATTAAAGGATTTTCCTAATGCTATATTCATTTGCTCGAAAAAAGCGTATGAATCGGTCAAAAATTTAGTCGGATTGAAAGCGGTTCGGAATGGTTTTATTCCAGGTTTCTTACCTAAAGATTTCTTAGATAGAGTGAAATTTTTAGAGGAAGGCCCCACCTATCAAGAGAAGGTAAAGAACTCCTGGAGATTAGCGAAACCTGGAGAGTTTGTTTTTGATGTGTTCGGAGATGGTTCGCTTCTATCAGTAGATCTCTCAGGACATGCGAACGGACAAATGGGAGTCTATCTGTCATATAGGAATCGAAATATTTGGTTGATTGCGGATGCTGCATGGGATTCCGATGGTTATAGAAAGAATTCGATGCCTACAAGGTTGGGGAGATTAGTTCTCAATAACTACAAAGAGTTTAAACGATCTCTTCTTCATATACATGATTTTGCAGAGAAAAACCAGGATGTGTGGATCGTACCATCACATTGTCGAGAGGTAGAGGATCAATGGAAAAAAATGTTCTCATAA